From one Ooceraea biroi isolate clonal line C1 chromosome 7, Obir_v5.4, whole genome shotgun sequence genomic stretch:
- the LOC105277544 gene encoding sodium/potassium/calcium exchanger 4 isoform X1: protein MAWRHRSMIGYRIFFVIIIPATYFFCVNMMGLFSDSTTNVGRATDWRGRRLLQASELELQGNDSYNCTPPAIKEFPSDGLTRQQRQAGFIIIHFVIAIYLFLLLAIVCDDFFVPSIKKICEKLDVTEDVAGATVMAAASSSPELFINIIGTFVTEGDLGVGTIVGSAVFNILAVPACCALFANEVRCKSIFYAIFEFFFALARDPLSRSSSSPKVLNLELWPVSRDTLAYAFTVLLLILTLRDGRIEWYEALILVSCYVLYITAMCFNRRISNFMNRITSRRKKYKNICEETPLLPNNFIKDTEICGFSSASEQDESLEIVNMTSWPDSTCEKIWWVITWPINLVLLITIPDCRKSKFKSWYVFTFIMCVMWIAISSYIIGWVITIIGDTLRIPDSIMGLTFLAAGMSVPEAVSSVIVTNQGHGAMGISNSIGSNVFDVLLCLGLPWFVKAAFLPKVPGEYFVQINSQGLVYSSISLFSTLIILYGALFINKFQLNRTVGLVCLIMYAVFLIFASIVELNTFFIVNLPICFD, encoded by the exons ATGGCATGGCGTCACAGAAGTATGATCGGATACCGGAtatttttcgttattattataccaGCTACGTACTTTTTTTGCGTCAATATGATGGGACTATTCTCTGACAGTACGACAAACGTCGGCCGCGCGACGGATTGGC GAGGACGTAGATTGCTGCAGGCGAGCGAGCTCGAACTGCAAGGGAACGACAGTTATAACTGCACGCCGCCAGCAATCAAAGAATTCCCATCCGACGGACTAACGCGGCAGCAAAGACAGGCAGGATTTATAATTATCCACTTCGTCATCGCTATTTATCTGTTTTTATTACTAGCCATTGTCTGCGACGACTTTTTCGTTCCCTCTATTAAGAAAATTTGCGAGA AGCTTGACGTTACGGAGGATGTGGCCGGCGCGACCGTAATGGCGGCTGCGAGCTCCAGTCCGGAATTGTTCATCAACATCATTGGTACTTTCGTGACGGAAGGTGATCTGGGAGTCGGTACCATCGTCGGTTCCGCAGTGTTCAACATACTGGCCGTACCCGCGTGCTGTGCACTCTTCGCAAACGAGGTACGTTGCAAATCGATTTTTTACGCAATTTTTGAGTTTTTCTTCGCACTCGCGCGAGACCCCTTATCACGATCATCGTCTTCGCCGAAGGTGCTGAACTTGGAGTTGTGGCCCGTCTCACGGGATACGCTGGCGTATGCCTTTACGGTGCTTCTTCTGATCCTGACTCTGCGGGACGGACGCATCGAGTGGTACGAGGCGCTTATCCTCGTCTCTTGTTACGTTCTGTACATAACAG CAATGTGCTTTAATCGTCGTATCAGCAATTTCATGAATCGAATAACATCCAGaagaaaaaagtacaaaaatatctGTGAAGAGACTCCCCTTCTCCCGAATA ACTTCATCAAAGATACGGAGATATGTGGATTTAGTTCAGCGAGTGAGCAGGACGAATCAC tcgaaattgtgaacatgacGTCCTGGCCAGACTCGACATGCGAAAAAATATGGTGGGTTATTACTTGGCCCATCAACCTGGTATTGCTTATAACTATTCCCGACTGTAGGAAAAGCAAGTTCAAGTCTTGGTATGTCTTTACGTTTATCATGTGTGTAATGTGGATCGCAATTTCGTCGTACATTATTGGATGGGTCATCACTATTATCG gcGATACTCTCAGAATTCCTGATTCTATCATGGGTTTAACTTTTCTTGCGGCGGGAATGAGTGTACCTGAAGCGGTATCGAGCGTCATTGTTACAAATCAAG GTCACGGGGCTATGGGAATAAGTAACTCAATCGGATCAAACGTATTCGATGTGTTACTGTGTCTCGGACTGCCATGGTTCGTAAAAGCCGCATTCTTGCCAAAAGTACCTGGAGAATACTTTGTGCAGATCAATTCACAAGGTCTGGTGTACAGCTCGATATCCCTCTTTTccacattaattattttatacggagctttatttattaacaaattccAATTAAATCGAACAGTTGGACTTGTCTGTTTAATCATGTATGCTGTATTTTTGATATTCGCATCTATTGTGGAACTCAATACATtctttatcgttaatttaccGATATGCTTCGACTaa
- the LOC105277552 gene encoding dynamin-1-like protein isoform X1 — protein MSRRTFAGVKQSGVTGFVTDRPIDHPYIRTPSLDRFVLSNAFVFRTMEALIPVINKLQDVFNTVGATVLQLPQIVVLGTQSSGKSSVIESLVGRSFLPRGTGIVTRRPLILQLVYTPKDDREHRSAENGTLDLNEWGMFLHTKNKIYKDFEGIRAEIEAETDRMAGANKGICPEPISLKIYSTSVVNLTLIDLPGITKVPVGDQPEDIENQIHELVLKYICSPNSIILAVVTANTDMATSESLKLSKDVDPDGRRTLAVVTKLDLMDAGTDALDILCGRVIPVKLGIIGVVNRSQQDIMNKKNIQEALKDEAMFLQRKYPTLANRNGTPYLAKTLNRLLMQHIRDCLPELKNRVNTMVAQYQTLLNSYGGDVEDKSQTLLQIITKFANSYCATIEGTARNIETTELCGGARICYIFHETFGKTLDSINPLADLSKVDILTAIRNATGPRPALFVPEVSFELLVKRQIRKLEDPSLRCVELVHEEMQSIIQHCGTEVQQEMLRFPKLHERIVDVVTQLLRRRLPPTNSMVENLVAIELAYINTKHPDFHKDAAFVSSLLKEADVDHLKHNKRLALTTSTSSTIIPNDTTKEQQGQQNSNHWLLSNLLLQGRSESNSNSMDGSPVRKYDSNNSHANPSLELQKASPQQKPVNLLPAVPIQTSRKLSEREQRDCDIIERLIRSYFYIVRKSIQDSVPKAVMHFLVNYVKDNLQSELVTHLYKSDQAEALLIESEHIAVRRKETADMLKALTQAGHIISEIRETHMW, from the exons ATGAGTCGCCGAACGTTCGCAGGAGTGAAGCAGAGTGGAGTTACCGGCTTCGTAACTGATCGACCTATCGACCATCCATACATACGTACACCGTCGCTCGATCGATTCGTTCTGTCAAACGCGTTCGTTTTCCGCACCATGGAAGCTCTGATACCGGTGATAAACAAGCTGCAGGACGTGTTTAACACCGTTGGTGCTACTGTGCTACAGCTGCCGCAAATCGTCGTCCTGGGCACGCAG AGTTCTGGAAAGTCGTCTGTAATAGAGAGCTTAGTGGGTCGCTCTTTCTTACCACGAGGGACTGGCATTGTCACGCGACGTCCGTTAATACTGCAGCTCGTGTACACACCGAAGGATGATCGAGAACACAGAAGCGCGGAGAACGGTACTCTGGACCTGAACGAGTGGGGAATGTTCTTGCACACAAAGAACAAGATCTACAAGGATTTCGAGGGCATACGCGCGGAGATCGAGGCCGAAACTGACAGAATGGCCGGAGCGAACAAGGGAATCTGTCCCGAACCGATCAGTCTCAAAATATACTCGACGTCTGTCGTTAATTTGACGCTCATAGATCTGCCTGGTATCACAAAAGTGCCAGTAGGCGATCAGCCAGAAGACATCGAGAATCAGATACATGAACTCGTATTAAAGTACATATGTAGCCCTAACTCTATAATCCTAGCAGTTGTCACTGCCAACACCGACATGGCTACCAGCGAGAGCTTGAAACTGAGCAAAGACGTCGATCCAGATGGCAGACGAACACTGGCCGTTGTTACAAAGCTAGATCTCATGGATGCcg GAACTGATGCCTTGGATATCTTGTGCGGTAGGGTCATCCCGGTTAAGCTGGGCATTATAGGCGTCGTCAACCGTTCTCAGCAAGACATCATGAACAAGAAGAACATTCAGGAGGCGCTAAAGGACGAGGCGATGTTCCTGCAACGAAAATATCCGACGCTGGCCAACAGAAACGGAACTCCTTACCTGGCAAAGACTCTGAATCGTCTACTTATGCAACATATCAGAGACTGTTTGCCAGAGTTGAAG AACAGAGTGAACACGATGGTCGCGCAATATCAGACGTTGCTGAATTCTTACGGCGGAGACGTCGAGGACAAAAGTCAGACCTTGCTGCAGATCATCACCAAGTTCGCCAACAGCTATTGCGCTACGATAGAAGGCACAGCCAGGAATATAGAGACCACGGAGCTGTGCGGCGGCGCGCGTATCTGTTACATATTCCACGAAACGTTCGGTAAGACGCTCGACTCGATCAATCCGCTGGCAGATCTCAGCAAGGTGGACATATTGACCGCTATCCGAAACGCTACCGGACCGAGGCCGGCTCTCTTCGTACCGGAAGTCTCCTTTGAGCTACTGGTCAAGCGGCAAATACGCAAATTGGAGGATCCCTCCCTGCGGTGCGTCGAACTCGTGCACGAGGAGATGCAAAGTATAATACAGCACTGCGGCACCGAGGTGCAGCAGGAAATGCTGCGTTTCCCCAAACTGCACGAGCGCATTGTCGACGTCGTTACGCAACTGCTTCGCAGGCGGCTCCCGCCTACCAATTCGATG GTGGAGAACCTGGTGGCGATAGAATTGGCGTATATCAACACGAAGCATCCCGACTTTCACAAAGATGCGGCATTCGTATCGTCTTTGCTCAAGGAAGCCGATGTAGATCACCTGAAGCACAACAAGCGATTAGCTTTAACCACCTCTACGTCCAGCACTATAATCCCAAATGACACA ACTAAGGAGCAGCAAGGACAGCAAAACAGCAATCATTGGCTGTTGAGTAACTTGCTACTACAAGGGAGATCGGAATCGAATTCCAATTCTATGGACGGTTCCCCGGTCAGAAAATACGACAGTAATAATTCACACGCGAATCCGTCGCTCGAATTACAGAAAGCCTCGCCACAACAGAAGCCAGTAAATCTACTGCCTGCGGTGCCGATACAAACGTCACGGAAACTTAGCGAGCGTGAGCAACGGGATTGTGATATTATTG AAAGGCTCATAAGATCATACTTTTATATTGTACGAAAGTCTATTCAGGACAGTGTACCAAAGGCTGTTATGCATTTCCTAGTCAATTACGTGAAAGATAATTTACAAAGTGAGCTCGTCACGCACTTGTACAAGTCGGATCAGGCTGAGGCCCTGCTGATCGAGAGCGAACATATCGCTGTTAGACGCAAGGAAACAGCGGACATGCTTAAG GCGTTAACCCAAGCTGGCCACATCATTAGCGAAATTCGAGAGACGCACATGTGGTAG
- the LOC105277544 gene encoding sodium/potassium/calcium exchanger 4 isoform X2 has protein sequence MAWRHRSMIGYRIFFVIIIPATYFFCVNMMGLFSDSTTNVGRATDWRGRRLLQASELELQGNDSYNCTPPAIKEFPSDGLTRQQRQAGFIIIHFVIAIYLFLLLAIVCDDFFVPSIKKICEKLDVTEDVAGATVMAAASSSPELFINIIGTFVTEGDLGVGTIVGSAVFNILAVPACCALFANEVLNLELWPVSRDTLAYAFTVLLLILTLRDGRIEWYEALILVSCYVLYITAMCFNRRISNFMNRITSRRKKYKNICEETPLLPNNFIKDTEICGFSSASEQDESLEIVNMTSWPDSTCEKIWWVITWPINLVLLITIPDCRKSKFKSWYVFTFIMCVMWIAISSYIIGWVITIIGDTLRIPDSIMGLTFLAAGMSVPEAVSSVIVTNQGHGAMGISNSIGSNVFDVLLCLGLPWFVKAAFLPKVPGEYFVQINSQGLVYSSISLFSTLIILYGALFINKFQLNRTVGLVCLIMYAVFLIFASIVELNTFFIVNLPICFD, from the exons ATGGCATGGCGTCACAGAAGTATGATCGGATACCGGAtatttttcgttattattataccaGCTACGTACTTTTTTTGCGTCAATATGATGGGACTATTCTCTGACAGTACGACAAACGTCGGCCGCGCGACGGATTGGC GAGGACGTAGATTGCTGCAGGCGAGCGAGCTCGAACTGCAAGGGAACGACAGTTATAACTGCACGCCGCCAGCAATCAAAGAATTCCCATCCGACGGACTAACGCGGCAGCAAAGACAGGCAGGATTTATAATTATCCACTTCGTCATCGCTATTTATCTGTTTTTATTACTAGCCATTGTCTGCGACGACTTTTTCGTTCCCTCTATTAAGAAAATTTGCGAGA AGCTTGACGTTACGGAGGATGTGGCCGGCGCGACCGTAATGGCGGCTGCGAGCTCCAGTCCGGAATTGTTCATCAACATCATTGGTACTTTCGTGACGGAAGGTGATCTGGGAGTCGGTACCATCGTCGGTTCCGCAGTGTTCAACATACTGGCCGTACCCGCGTGCTGTGCACTCTTCGCAAACGAG GTGCTGAACTTGGAGTTGTGGCCCGTCTCACGGGATACGCTGGCGTATGCCTTTACGGTGCTTCTTCTGATCCTGACTCTGCGGGACGGACGCATCGAGTGGTACGAGGCGCTTATCCTCGTCTCTTGTTACGTTCTGTACATAACAG CAATGTGCTTTAATCGTCGTATCAGCAATTTCATGAATCGAATAACATCCAGaagaaaaaagtacaaaaatatctGTGAAGAGACTCCCCTTCTCCCGAATA ACTTCATCAAAGATACGGAGATATGTGGATTTAGTTCAGCGAGTGAGCAGGACGAATCAC tcgaaattgtgaacatgacGTCCTGGCCAGACTCGACATGCGAAAAAATATGGTGGGTTATTACTTGGCCCATCAACCTGGTATTGCTTATAACTATTCCCGACTGTAGGAAAAGCAAGTTCAAGTCTTGGTATGTCTTTACGTTTATCATGTGTGTAATGTGGATCGCAATTTCGTCGTACATTATTGGATGGGTCATCACTATTATCG gcGATACTCTCAGAATTCCTGATTCTATCATGGGTTTAACTTTTCTTGCGGCGGGAATGAGTGTACCTGAAGCGGTATCGAGCGTCATTGTTACAAATCAAG GTCACGGGGCTATGGGAATAAGTAACTCAATCGGATCAAACGTATTCGATGTGTTACTGTGTCTCGGACTGCCATGGTTCGTAAAAGCCGCATTCTTGCCAAAAGTACCTGGAGAATACTTTGTGCAGATCAATTCACAAGGTCTGGTGTACAGCTCGATATCCCTCTTTTccacattaattattttatacggagctttatttattaacaaattccAATTAAATCGAACAGTTGGACTTGTCTGTTTAATCATGTATGCTGTATTTTTGATATTCGCATCTATTGTGGAACTCAATACATtctttatcgttaatttaccGATATGCTTCGACTaa
- the LOC105277552 gene encoding dynamin-1-like protein isoform X2: MSRRTFAGVKQSGVTGFVTDRPIDHPYIRTPSLDRFVLSNAFVFRTMEALIPVINKLQDVFNTVGATVLQLPQIVVLGTQSSGKSSVIESLVGRSFLPRGTGIVTRRPLILQLVYTPKDDREHRSAENGTLDLNEWGMFLHTKNKIYKDFEGIRAEIEAETDRMAGANKGICPEPISLKIYSTSVVNLTLIDLPGITKVPVGDQPEDIENQIHELVLKYICSPNSIILAVVTANTDMATSESLKLSKDVDPDGRRTLAVVTKLDLMDAGTDALDILCGRVIPVKLGIIGVVNRSQQDIMNKKNIQEALKDEAMFLQRKYPTLANRNGTPYLAKTLNRLLMQHIRDCLPELKNRVNTMVAQYQTLLNSYGGDVEDKSQTLLQIITKFANSYCATIEGTARNIETTELCGGARICYIFHETFGKTLDSINPLADLSKVDILTAIRNATGPRPALFVPEVSFELLVKRQIRKLEDPSLRCVELVHEEMQSIIQHCGTEVQQEMLRFPKLHERIVDVVTQLLRRRLPPTNSMVENLVAIELAYINTKHPDFHKDAAFVSSLLKEADVDHLKHNKRLALTTSTSSTIIPNDTKASPQQKPVNLLPAVPIQTSRKLSEREQRDCDIIERLIRSYFYIVRKSIQDSVPKAVMHFLVNYVKDNLQSELVTHLYKSDQAEALLIESEHIAVRRKETADMLKALTQAGHIISEIRETHMW; the protein is encoded by the exons ATGAGTCGCCGAACGTTCGCAGGAGTGAAGCAGAGTGGAGTTACCGGCTTCGTAACTGATCGACCTATCGACCATCCATACATACGTACACCGTCGCTCGATCGATTCGTTCTGTCAAACGCGTTCGTTTTCCGCACCATGGAAGCTCTGATACCGGTGATAAACAAGCTGCAGGACGTGTTTAACACCGTTGGTGCTACTGTGCTACAGCTGCCGCAAATCGTCGTCCTGGGCACGCAG AGTTCTGGAAAGTCGTCTGTAATAGAGAGCTTAGTGGGTCGCTCTTTCTTACCACGAGGGACTGGCATTGTCACGCGACGTCCGTTAATACTGCAGCTCGTGTACACACCGAAGGATGATCGAGAACACAGAAGCGCGGAGAACGGTACTCTGGACCTGAACGAGTGGGGAATGTTCTTGCACACAAAGAACAAGATCTACAAGGATTTCGAGGGCATACGCGCGGAGATCGAGGCCGAAACTGACAGAATGGCCGGAGCGAACAAGGGAATCTGTCCCGAACCGATCAGTCTCAAAATATACTCGACGTCTGTCGTTAATTTGACGCTCATAGATCTGCCTGGTATCACAAAAGTGCCAGTAGGCGATCAGCCAGAAGACATCGAGAATCAGATACATGAACTCGTATTAAAGTACATATGTAGCCCTAACTCTATAATCCTAGCAGTTGTCACTGCCAACACCGACATGGCTACCAGCGAGAGCTTGAAACTGAGCAAAGACGTCGATCCAGATGGCAGACGAACACTGGCCGTTGTTACAAAGCTAGATCTCATGGATGCcg GAACTGATGCCTTGGATATCTTGTGCGGTAGGGTCATCCCGGTTAAGCTGGGCATTATAGGCGTCGTCAACCGTTCTCAGCAAGACATCATGAACAAGAAGAACATTCAGGAGGCGCTAAAGGACGAGGCGATGTTCCTGCAACGAAAATATCCGACGCTGGCCAACAGAAACGGAACTCCTTACCTGGCAAAGACTCTGAATCGTCTACTTATGCAACATATCAGAGACTGTTTGCCAGAGTTGAAG AACAGAGTGAACACGATGGTCGCGCAATATCAGACGTTGCTGAATTCTTACGGCGGAGACGTCGAGGACAAAAGTCAGACCTTGCTGCAGATCATCACCAAGTTCGCCAACAGCTATTGCGCTACGATAGAAGGCACAGCCAGGAATATAGAGACCACGGAGCTGTGCGGCGGCGCGCGTATCTGTTACATATTCCACGAAACGTTCGGTAAGACGCTCGACTCGATCAATCCGCTGGCAGATCTCAGCAAGGTGGACATATTGACCGCTATCCGAAACGCTACCGGACCGAGGCCGGCTCTCTTCGTACCGGAAGTCTCCTTTGAGCTACTGGTCAAGCGGCAAATACGCAAATTGGAGGATCCCTCCCTGCGGTGCGTCGAACTCGTGCACGAGGAGATGCAAAGTATAATACAGCACTGCGGCACCGAGGTGCAGCAGGAAATGCTGCGTTTCCCCAAACTGCACGAGCGCATTGTCGACGTCGTTACGCAACTGCTTCGCAGGCGGCTCCCGCCTACCAATTCGATG GTGGAGAACCTGGTGGCGATAGAATTGGCGTATATCAACACGAAGCATCCCGACTTTCACAAAGATGCGGCATTCGTATCGTCTTTGCTCAAGGAAGCCGATGTAGATCACCTGAAGCACAACAAGCGATTAGCTTTAACCACCTCTACGTCCAGCACTATAATCCCAAATGACACA AAAGCCTCGCCACAACAGAAGCCAGTAAATCTACTGCCTGCGGTGCCGATACAAACGTCACGGAAACTTAGCGAGCGTGAGCAACGGGATTGTGATATTATTG AAAGGCTCATAAGATCATACTTTTATATTGTACGAAAGTCTATTCAGGACAGTGTACCAAAGGCTGTTATGCATTTCCTAGTCAATTACGTGAAAGATAATTTACAAAGTGAGCTCGTCACGCACTTGTACAAGTCGGATCAGGCTGAGGCCCTGCTGATCGAGAGCGAACATATCGCTGTTAGACGCAAGGAAACAGCGGACATGCTTAAG GCGTTAACCCAAGCTGGCCACATCATTAGCGAAATTCGAGAGACGCACATGTGGTAG
- the LOC105277551 gene encoding glycine N-methyltransferase — translation MVDSVFRTRSLGTPAEGVKDQYADGRAAKVWEVFIGDKKQRTQNYRDFLVGLLRQKRCQRILDVACGTGVDSVMLLEEGFEVVSVDASDKMLKYALKSRWERRKERAFDNWVIEEANWLTLASDISHLIGEGFDAVICLGNSFAHMPDSFGDQREQKRAFANFERCVKPGGLLLIDHRNYDYIIRTGQTPSKCIYYNSQHMTDIKTSVLYVSGKPTIVTMDYMIALDEDSKDNLESISEFRLSYYPHRLTIFRDMLTDVFGHGAKHTIYGDFKPLNQIEDPGFYIHVMEKQS, via the exons ATGGTTGATTCCGTGTTCCGTACTCGTTCTCTTGGTACACCAGCCGAGGGTGTCAAGGATCAATATGCGGATGGCAGAGCGGCGAAGGTCTGGGAAGTCTTCATCGGCGACAAGAAGCAACGCACGCAGAACTATCGGGACTTCTTGGTGGGCTTGCTACGGCAGAAGAGATGCCAACGCATATTAGACGTCGCCTGCGGTACTGGCGTCGACTCGGTGATGCTTTTGGAGGAAGGCTTCGAAGTCGTCAGCGTTGATGCATCTGACAAGATGCTCAAGTATGCACTAAAATCTAGATGGGAACGCAGGAAGGAGCGTGCTTTCGACAATTGGG TGATTGAAGAGGCAAATTGGCTGACTTTGGCTAGTGACATTAGCCACCTCATTGGAGAGGGTTTCGACGCCGTTATATGCTTGGGAAACAGTTTCGCTCACATGCCCGATTCTTTCGGGGATCAAAGAGAACAGAA GCGAGCGTTCGCGAATTTTGAGCGCTGCGTAAAGCCGGGCGGTTTACTGCTCATTGATCATAGAAATTATGACTACATAATCAGAACCGGCCAAACTCCCTcaaaatgcatatattataat AGTCAGCATATGACGGACATCAAGACGTCGGTGCTTTACGTATCCGGAAAGCCAACGATCGTAACGATGGATTATATGATCGCTTTGGACGAGGACAGTAAAGACAACCTTGAGTCAATCAGCGAATTCAGGTTGTCGTATTATCCTCACAGATTAACTATTTTCCGTGACATGCTGACCGATGTGTTCGGTCATGGGGCGAAACACACCATTTACGGTGATTTCAAGCCGCTTAATCAGATCGAAGATCCTGGATTTTACATCCATGTCATGGAGAAGCAATCTTAA
- the LOC105277550 gene encoding peptidyl-prolyl cis-trans isomerase — protein sequence MLLPLVYFNIATEDKPLGRIIMRLRTDIVPKTAENFRALCTGEKGFGYKGSYFHRIIPNFMCQGGDFTHHNGTGGKSIYGEKFEDENFDLKHTSDGLLSMANSGPNTNGSQFFITTSKTTWLDNKHVVFGTVIEGMDVVKKMESYGSTSGKTYQKIMIADCGQLSEYDY from the coding sequence ATGCTTTTACCACTGGTATACTTCAACATAGCCACGGAGGACAAGCCGTTGGGCCGAATTATTATGCGATTGCGAACTGATATTGTGCCAAAGACAGCAGAAAATTTTCGTGCCCTTTGTACGGGGGAAAAGGGCTTTGGTTACAAAGGGAGTTACTTTCATCGCATAATTCCCAATTTCATGTGTCAAGGAGGTGATTTCACCCATCACAATGGTACTGGCGGAAAGTCCATCTATGGAGAAAAATTCGAGGATGAGAACTTTGATCTCAAGCACACTAGCGATGGTTTACTGTCAATGGCAAACTCTGGTCCGAACACGAATGGCTCACAATTCTTCATTACTACCTCGAAAACAACTTGGTTGGATAATAAACATGTGGTATTTGGCACCGTTATTGAAGGGATGGACGTTGTAAAGAAAATGGAAAGTTACGGCTCGACAAGTGGAAAGACATATCAAAAGATCATGATAGCAGATTGCGGCCAATTATCTGAGTATGAttactaa